The following proteins are encoded in a genomic region of Reichenbachiella sp.:
- a CDS encoding histidine kinase dimerization/phosphoacceptor domain -containing protein, producing the protein MFIRLAKNLIFLLCILLWMIPFNIHGQNRIDSLEQELGLEKSDSLKVQLHTHLGQLHRLIGAHDSSLMHFQYALDYYQSQNNKKAEADLIIEIGETYRNNDVPDRAMDYFLQGIKIYEERNHFDGITTTYNKMADLVMRQNDYPKAKMYSEKVDEILRHSPYPPAKAHWYMNKGRIFNSERQFDSAIYYHQLAIDLFDSVQMYHDKGRALHNRANSLRELHRYDEAMALCLEALDIPDLRNNIKSQIFTILLISNIYQDTNQLDKSIEYCLQGLALATKHNFMDRKRVALLYLSQTYERARSFDSAYYYHKRYANMIESIFDKEKYEQVNRLNTLYETEKKEQTIAIQQANLEAREATIALQQSRQNQLFYGIGFSILIGAILLFAYVQKTRTNQLLSQQKLEIEKQNSEREVLLKEIHHRVKNNLQVISSLLSMQSRKMKDSDAKVAVKEGQSRIKSMSLIHQKLYSEGNLSRINMKEYIADLSGFLFKSYKTDAQIEQLVEADEISLDVDTAVPLGLIINELISNALKYAFAPEEQGHVSIRLKKHDNAYQLQVADSGNGLPKDFDKKQSMGMRLVHILVDQLDADLQIDQTNGLLFTIIFSDKRAA; encoded by the coding sequence ATGTTTATAAGACTAGCCAAAAATTTGATCTTTTTGTTATGTATCCTTCTATGGATGATACCGTTCAACATACATGGACAAAATAGAATAGATAGTCTGGAGCAAGAACTAGGCCTAGAAAAATCCGATAGTCTAAAGGTTCAACTACATACCCATCTAGGTCAATTGCACAGGCTCATCGGAGCGCATGACTCGAGTTTGATGCATTTTCAGTATGCCCTTGACTACTACCAATCTCAAAATAACAAAAAGGCCGAAGCTGATCTGATCATTGAAATTGGGGAAACTTATCGCAACAATGATGTTCCCGACCGAGCCATGGATTACTTTCTTCAAGGTATCAAGATCTATGAGGAGAGGAATCATTTTGACGGTATAACTACGACCTACAATAAAATGGCTGATCTGGTCATGCGTCAAAATGATTACCCTAAGGCTAAAATGTATTCAGAGAAAGTAGATGAAATTTTAAGGCATTCTCCGTACCCACCCGCCAAAGCGCATTGGTATATGAATAAGGGTAGAATATTCAATAGTGAAAGGCAATTTGACAGTGCCATCTATTACCATCAGTTGGCCATAGACCTCTTTGATTCTGTTCAAATGTATCATGACAAGGGCAGGGCCCTACACAACAGAGCCAACTCCTTACGCGAGCTCCATCGATATGATGAAGCCATGGCTCTATGTCTTGAAGCGCTTGATATCCCTGACCTGAGAAACAATATTAAAAGCCAAATATTCACTATTCTATTGATCTCCAATATTTATCAAGACACTAACCAACTTGATAAATCAATTGAATATTGTCTTCAGGGACTAGCCCTAGCAACCAAGCACAACTTCATGGATCGCAAGCGAGTGGCTCTGTTATACCTTTCTCAAACCTATGAAAGAGCCCGATCATTTGATTCAGCCTACTACTACCACAAGCGGTATGCTAATATGATTGAATCCATATTTGATAAGGAAAAATATGAGCAAGTCAATCGATTGAACACCTTGTATGAAACCGAGAAGAAAGAGCAAACCATTGCTATACAGCAGGCCAATCTGGAAGCCCGAGAGGCTACAATTGCCTTGCAGCAAAGCCGTCAAAATCAACTATTCTACGGTATTGGGTTTTCAATATTGATTGGAGCCATCCTATTATTTGCCTATGTGCAAAAGACCCGAACGAATCAGCTACTGAGTCAGCAAAAACTAGAAATAGAAAAGCAAAACAGTGAAAGGGAAGTACTATTGAAAGAAATACACCATAGGGTTAAAAACAATCTACAGGTGATCTCCAGTCTACTAAGTATGCAATCTCGAAAGATGAAGGACAGTGATGCCAAAGTAGCTGTAAAAGAAGGACAAAGTAGAATCAAATCGATGTCTCTCATTCATCAAAAGCTTTATAGTGAGGGTAACCTCTCCAGAATCAATATGAAGGAATACATTGCTGATTTAAGTGGGTTTCTTTTTAAAAGCTATAAGACTGATGCACAAATAGAACAACTGGTAGAGGCCGATGAAATTTCTCTTGATGTAGACACGGCGGTCCCACTTGGACTGATTATCAATGAGTTGATTTCCAATGCGCTGAAATATGCTTTTGCACCAGAAGAACAAGGACACGTTTCAATCAGACTTAAAAAGCACGACAACGCCTATCAACTACAGGTAGCCGACTCCGGCAATGGTTTGCCCAAAGATTTTGACAAAAAACAAAGTATGGGTATGCGTTTGGTACATATTTTAGTAGATCAATTAGATGCAGATTTACAAATTGATCAAACCAACGGCTTATTATTTACAATTATTTTTAGTGATAAGAGAGCTGCATAG
- a CDS encoding TonB-dependent receptor plug domain-containing protein — MRYLLITLLVCTSASVLYAQQSTTFLASIQHYESTEGAKFSYDPAIFSHIRQTFDTTLSLDEFISTAESQLPIKIQKVGENYYTVILVESKYVLSLSDSLASTALEPPFFFLINSVPVDIKLDGRKAAFRYKPQMEDTLIVYAPGFEKKLIDNRQMLNSKSLAVNLMTQTYLMNDVVVESYVTKGINLDPNSQKISIDVADLPLLPGETDGDIFASLAALPGITTPDGRPGNLFIRGTSPDQSLILFDNIPMYHRGHYFGTISPYNPKVVNNVEVHRSGYHPRMGGRVGGAVFINSEEEVSNDPQFGVGANTLYAMAYAKTPLANNKIGLVLGARHSYPPSISSPKLDAITESVFAATGISDDEGNIGTDVRVKFQDYHAKLILKPNEKHKITISGIYSDSDLSYELIQAGPQGGDEHLDFENYGVNTEWSFDINQDWSASLTNTLGQFTYFTESPVPMGQRTTDNSIQDYNARLEFSRTNRRSNQIQFGIDYKLQSSTLEYSDITSNITSGVTESVIRNDEVEAHTISPFANMNWYSQKLNIQTGLRGGYYSPKQNFYLSPRISANYTINSSIDIKASAGHYHQFLSQVRNLQIGTGGFDNALWQLASDDQGEVISGTQFMTGVMINKNRWLFDVEAFYKTANNVTYYESLFLDNSSGFFSADNVLYGADSYLRREMSESTSMWVGYSYGGSKITLDTTNQTSYKSKYVQPHVFYLGGAYQKNRWKFSGVWKYGSGLNAQSLEIAYVQVIYERAQNNRPPGAPRAPDPFADVPERYPNVHSLDVSASYKIPKTDQRPWSASFGLSVINVFDQDNLIDRAFRGNPPPPKWIDRNALGFAPNLMITFEW, encoded by the coding sequence ATGCGATATTTATTGATCACACTTTTGGTGTGCACGTCGGCGAGTGTATTATATGCACAGCAAAGCACTACATTCTTAGCGTCTATCCAACATTACGAATCTACCGAAGGTGCAAAATTTTCTTACGACCCAGCCATATTTTCACACATTCGGCAGACTTTCGATACTACGCTGAGTTTGGATGAATTCATCTCTACAGCTGAATCACAATTACCCATTAAGATTCAGAAAGTGGGAGAAAACTATTACACAGTAATATTAGTGGAAAGCAAATATGTCTTGAGTCTTTCGGATTCGTTGGCCTCTACTGCTCTTGAACCACCCTTTTTCTTTCTCATCAATTCTGTTCCAGTAGATATAAAGCTAGATGGTAGAAAAGCTGCATTCCGGTACAAACCCCAAATGGAGGATACTTTGATTGTATACGCCCCGGGTTTTGAAAAAAAATTGATAGACAATCGGCAAATGCTGAACTCGAAATCATTGGCAGTAAATCTCATGACTCAGACTTACTTAATGAATGATGTAGTGGTTGAAAGTTATGTAACCAAAGGAATCAATTTAGATCCTAACAGTCAGAAAATTTCAATCGATGTGGCCGACTTGCCTCTACTACCGGGAGAAACTGATGGTGACATCTTTGCTTCATTGGCTGCTCTACCAGGAATCACCACACCAGATGGTCGACCAGGGAATTTATTTATCAGAGGAACCTCCCCAGACCAATCACTAATTCTATTTGACAATATCCCCATGTATCACAGAGGGCATTATTTTGGTACGATTTCACCTTATAACCCAAAAGTGGTCAATAATGTAGAGGTACATAGAAGTGGATATCACCCAAGGATGGGTGGGCGAGTGGGCGGTGCTGTTTTTATCAATTCAGAAGAAGAGGTAAGCAATGACCCACAATTTGGTGTTGGAGCAAATACACTCTATGCTATGGCCTATGCCAAAACACCTCTCGCCAACAATAAAATAGGCTTAGTACTTGGAGCCAGGCACTCCTACCCACCTAGCATCTCTTCACCAAAACTAGACGCCATCACTGAATCAGTATTTGCGGCTACGGGAATTTCTGATGATGAAGGAAACATTGGAACCGATGTGAGAGTAAAGTTTCAAGATTACCACGCCAAACTCATACTAAAACCAAATGAAAAACATAAAATCACCATATCTGGGATTTATAGTGATTCTGATCTTAGCTATGAATTAATTCAGGCTGGTCCTCAAGGAGGAGATGAACATTTAGATTTTGAAAACTATGGTGTAAATACTGAATGGAGTTTTGACATTAATCAAGATTGGTCTGCTTCTCTCACCAATACCCTTGGGCAATTCACTTATTTTACTGAGTCTCCTGTACCCATGGGCCAGCGAACAACAGACAATTCCATTCAGGACTATAATGCACGATTGGAATTTTCAAGAACGAATCGTCGATCAAATCAAATACAATTTGGGATAGATTATAAATTGCAATCCTCAACATTAGAATACAGCGACATCACGAGCAATATTACCAGTGGTGTAACCGAGTCCGTCATTCGAAATGATGAAGTGGAAGCACATACCATATCTCCGTTTGCCAACATGAACTGGTATAGTCAGAAATTAAACATCCAGACTGGACTAAGAGGCGGCTACTATAGCCCAAAGCAAAACTTCTATCTGTCACCAAGAATTTCGGCCAATTACACTATCAATTCATCGATTGATATCAAAGCTTCTGCTGGACATTATCATCAATTTCTTAGTCAGGTCCGAAACTTACAAATTGGAACCGGAGGGTTTGACAATGCCTTGTGGCAGCTTGCCTCAGATGACCAGGGTGAAGTGATTTCAGGGACTCAATTCATGACTGGTGTGATGATTAATAAAAATCGATGGTTGTTCGATGTCGAAGCCTTTTATAAAACTGCCAACAACGTCACCTACTATGAAAGCCTCTTTTTAGATAATAGTAGTGGTTTTTTTAGCGCAGACAATGTACTCTATGGTGCTGATTCTTACCTAAGAAGAGAAATGAGTGAATCGACTTCGATGTGGGTAGGCTATTCCTATGGTGGATCAAAAATTACCTTAGACACCACCAACCAGACCTCTTATAAATCAAAATATGTGCAACCCCATGTCTTCTATCTTGGGGGCGCTTATCAAAAGAATCGATGGAAATTTTCCGGAGTATGGAAATATGGCTCAGGACTCAATGCCCAATCCTTAGAGATTGCCTATGTGCAAGTGATTTACGAAAGAGCTCAAAACAATCGCCCTCCCGGTGCTCCTAGAGCGCCAGACCCTTTCGCTGATGTACCAGAACGATATCCGAATGTCCATTCCTTAGATGTATCAGCTAGTTATAAAATCCCAAAAACAGATCAACGGCCATGGTCAGCATCGTTCGGTTTATCCGTTATCAACGTGTTTGACCAAGACAATCTAATTGATCGTGCATTCAGAGGAAACCCACCTCCTCCCAAATGGATTGACAGAAATGCGCTTGGCTTTGCTCCTAACCTGATGATCACATTTGAATGGTAA
- a CDS encoding FecR family protein, with the protein MENNHTDKDIILAQWLNGDISAEEAAKHLSRDEFMKYQQILGGVDSWTPGLENSILDLNQILKTKKEGKVVQMTTWKYISVAAAIVLAIFAGPRLYDSITTVSYETAYGETEIIDLPDGTSKLYLSANSKIRWKKRDWKNGKRILNLEGKAYIEVPEKGGFDVITAEGTVSVLGTRFTVYQMEQALHAVCYEGRVKATATKGESVELSKGESSLFLDGLWSAKQFFDLAYPQWIQGHLAFDNAPLKQVLDELVNNYGIKIEVGGINLSRRFTGSIPKDNLDQSLQIIFPTLGIAYRLDDKTLYLSE; encoded by the coding sequence ATGGAAAACAATCACACAGACAAAGATATAATTCTAGCCCAATGGCTGAATGGTGATATCTCTGCGGAAGAAGCTGCAAAGCATCTGTCTCGTGATGAATTCATGAAATACCAGCAAATACTAGGCGGAGTGGACAGCTGGACGCCGGGCCTTGAAAATTCAATACTCGACCTGAATCAAATATTAAAAACTAAGAAAGAAGGCAAAGTAGTGCAGATGACCACCTGGAAATATATTTCTGTAGCAGCAGCCATTGTTTTAGCCATTTTCGCAGGCCCAAGACTTTATGACTCCATCACCACTGTCTCTTATGAAACAGCCTACGGAGAAACTGAAATTATTGATTTACCTGATGGAACTTCTAAACTCTATTTGAGCGCCAATTCTAAAATAAGGTGGAAAAAAAGAGATTGGAAAAACGGCAAAAGAATATTAAATCTTGAAGGAAAGGCCTATATCGAAGTACCCGAAAAAGGTGGCTTCGATGTGATCACAGCTGAAGGCACCGTCTCGGTTCTAGGTACCAGATTCACAGTATACCAAATGGAACAAGCGCTACATGCCGTGTGTTACGAGGGAAGAGTAAAAGCTACAGCCACAAAGGGTGAATCCGTTGAACTTTCCAAAGGAGAATCTAGTCTATTCCTTGATGGGCTTTGGAGCGCTAAGCAGTTCTTTGATCTGGCTTACCCTCAATGGATTCAAGGACATTTGGCTTTTGACAATGCACCACTCAAACAAGTCTTAGATGAATTAGTCAATAACTACGGAATCAAAATTGAAGTCGGCGGAATTAACTTGAGTCGACGTTTTACAGGTTCCATCCCTAAGGACAATCTCGATCAATCCTTACAAATTATCTTTCCAACATTAGGTATTGCCTATCGATTGGACGACAAAACCCTATATTTGTCGGAGTAA
- a CDS encoding RNA polymerase sigma factor, whose protein sequence is MDQPSVCEEQSFTRLHQIHGTSLQNFLFYRFGSLEKAKDCAQEAFVRLWNNCSKVAFDKAKSFLFTTANRIFLDDNAHQKVVLKFERRSDTAEAQLETNPEFLYQMDEFKEQLESVVSGLPEKQRVVFLMSRIDKMKNQEIADTLDISVKTVEKHITSSLKSIRADLDELNHFSI, encoded by the coding sequence ATGGATCAACCCTCTGTTTGCGAAGAACAGTCGTTTACCCGCTTGCATCAAATACATGGTACCTCCTTGCAGAATTTTCTATTCTACCGGTTTGGTAGTTTAGAAAAAGCTAAAGACTGCGCACAAGAGGCCTTCGTTAGACTATGGAATAATTGCAGTAAAGTGGCGTTTGACAAAGCCAAAAGTTTTCTATTCACTACCGCCAATAGGATTTTCCTTGATGACAACGCTCACCAGAAAGTGGTATTGAAATTTGAAAGAAGAAGTGATACAGCTGAAGCACAATTAGAAACCAATCCTGAGTTTCTGTATCAAATGGATGAATTCAAAGAGCAGTTGGAATCGGTAGTCTCAGGTCTTCCTGAAAAACAAAGAGTAGTCTTTTTGATGAGTAGAATTGACAAAATGAAAAATCAGGAAATAGCAGATACTTTAGACATTTCTGTAAAGACCGTAGAAAAACATATTACTTCTTCACTAAAGTCCATTCGAGCTGATTTAGATGAATTAAATCATTTTTCAATTTAG
- a CDS encoding T9SS type A sorting domain-containing protein encodes MMKRIFAVLIFGLITWSDDLLGQNQWLVSEDRNERISEITPIEVFPNPVVEYLNIRPTQFNGETTRLEIMDLSGHVVYQVNETFTELSIFVGDWRKGVYMIRFIQGKVESTHKVIVQ; translated from the coding sequence ATGATGAAAAGGATATTTGCAGTTTTGATTTTTGGGTTAATTACTTGGTCTGATGACCTTCTCGGACAAAATCAATGGCTCGTTTCTGAGGATAGAAATGAAAGGATAAGCGAGATTACTCCTATAGAAGTATTTCCTAATCCCGTGGTAGAGTATTTAAATATTAGACCAACACAATTTAATGGAGAAACCACTCGATTAGAAATAATGGACCTTTCTGGGCATGTAGTTTATCAGGTCAATGAAACGTTTACTGAACTTTCCATTTTTGTTGGTGATTGGAGAAAAGGGGTATACATGATTCGCTTTATTCAAGGAAAAGTGGAAAGCACACATAAGGTAATCGTGCAATAA
- a CDS encoding FtsX-like permease family protein: MKAQPPKWADRFLAWFCHPDLLEDLQGDLYEIFEQHLTQGHKRKAKYLYIWLVLRSFRLSALKENQKLKNSFFTMTKNNLKIAIRVLWRDKFNSAINLVGLTLGITCFLLLGLYVKQEVTFDHYHSKKDRIYRSWVKEDYGDGREFFNSHTPLLFEALFEDNFPEIERSVQYIENDFLVGRTENRINEIISLISPDFLEVFDVPLIYGDKSTFLPSREHIAISQSYASKYFGLENPMGKTIAVEVDTLIHDLTVSAVFEDFPVESSFRFDMAISTENGRRIYGDRLYKAWFNIIPETYILLKEGTNISSVESKTQEVVLSQGVTYGDEPLEKDQYQIGFQPLTDIHLNPDIPLGTAPVGNPQYVIILAAIGLLVLIMACVNYTTLSAGQSLKRSKEVGMRKVLGASKRTLIYQYLSESMVLAIVAVTIGTGITFFLIPTFNALTGTEIFFQFEWWHAGVYLAIGLAIGLVAGTYPTLIITAFKTINIINGSNQTTGKLAARKGLVILQFLVTVFLISTVLIMRNQIDFLMDKDLGYDYKAVISAELPIDPNGRGIRDALQSGMANGELLKTKLEKHPKISKIALGNHLFGSNGWTHVAFNDDNDDFKWFRLLVVNPEYLNAFNIEPVQGRNFEVGNGLDKRQSVIINQSAAKYFGLENPVGGKLPGPEFGEHQIIGVVKDFHYSSLHTEVEPLVIVQNIMPIFAGVTDADVKDSYSPKIVFTYSGHNLHDAIEILENEWEVLFPSEAPNFEFIDDRISRQYESEARLNKLIGVATLLSVLIAALGLFGLIMIVANSKIKEIGIRKVMGASPLSIFRLLIKGFVLQLLLAIILSIPLTLYLINQWLDNFAYRIEINSLPFVLSGLATLFIAVAVVAYHTILATRVNPIESLRVE, from the coding sequence ATGAAAGCCCAACCGCCCAAATGGGCTGATCGATTCTTGGCCTGGTTCTGCCATCCTGATTTACTCGAAGATTTGCAGGGAGACTTGTATGAGATTTTCGAGCAGCACCTCACTCAAGGCCATAAGAGAAAAGCTAAATATCTCTATATCTGGTTGGTGCTTCGCTCCTTTCGCTTGTCGGCATTAAAAGAAAATCAAAAACTCAAAAACTCATTTTTTACTATGACTAAGAACAACTTAAAAATCGCTATCAGGGTGCTTTGGAGGGATAAGTTCAATAGTGCTATTAATTTAGTCGGTCTTACCCTAGGCATCACCTGTTTCCTGCTATTGGGCCTCTACGTCAAACAAGAAGTCACTTTTGATCACTATCACAGCAAAAAGGACAGAATCTATCGCAGCTGGGTAAAAGAGGATTATGGAGATGGACGTGAGTTCTTCAATTCTCACACCCCACTTCTTTTTGAAGCCCTGTTTGAAGATAACTTTCCAGAAATTGAAAGATCTGTACAATATATAGAAAACGACTTTTTGGTCGGACGAACTGAAAACCGAATTAACGAAATCATTTCATTAATCAGTCCTGACTTTTTGGAGGTCTTCGATGTTCCTCTGATCTATGGAGATAAATCTACTTTTTTACCTTCAAGAGAACACATTGCCATTTCACAGAGCTATGCCTCAAAGTACTTTGGCCTTGAAAACCCGATGGGAAAAACAATTGCTGTTGAAGTAGACACATTGATTCATGATCTAACCGTCTCGGCGGTATTTGAAGATTTTCCAGTAGAATCCAGTTTCCGTTTTGATATGGCCATCTCTACTGAAAATGGTCGCCGAATCTACGGTGATCGACTGTACAAAGCATGGTTTAATATCATTCCTGAAACCTATATTCTTCTAAAAGAAGGTACGAATATTTCATCAGTAGAAAGCAAAACACAAGAGGTGGTGTTGAGTCAAGGAGTAACTTATGGGGATGAGCCATTAGAAAAGGACCAATACCAGATTGGTTTTCAACCATTGACTGATATACATCTGAATCCAGATATCCCATTAGGCACGGCACCCGTGGGCAACCCTCAATACGTTATAATACTCGCGGCCATTGGCTTACTGGTCTTGATCATGGCCTGTGTCAATTATACGACGTTGTCAGCTGGTCAATCTTTGAAAAGATCCAAAGAAGTTGGCATGCGAAAAGTACTCGGTGCTTCGAAACGTACCTTGATCTATCAATATTTAAGTGAAAGCATGGTTCTGGCTATTGTGGCCGTAACTATTGGTACGGGAATTACATTTTTCTTGATTCCAACATTCAATGCACTCACTGGTACAGAGATTTTCTTCCAATTCGAATGGTGGCATGCTGGAGTATACCTGGCTATTGGTCTCGCCATTGGACTAGTTGCAGGCACCTATCCTACCCTCATTATCACAGCATTCAAAACCATAAATATCATTAATGGCAGTAATCAAACGACAGGTAAACTTGCTGCTCGCAAAGGATTAGTGATTTTGCAGTTTCTGGTTACTGTTTTTTTAATCAGCACTGTTCTTATCATGCGTAATCAAATCGATTTCTTGATGGACAAAGATCTTGGGTATGACTATAAAGCTGTGATCTCAGCCGAGTTGCCTATAGATCCTAATGGTCGTGGGATTCGTGATGCTCTTCAATCAGGAATGGCGAATGGGGAATTACTCAAAACTAAACTTGAAAAGCACCCGAAAATATCAAAAATAGCTCTCGGCAACCATTTGTTTGGATCCAACGGCTGGACGCATGTGGCATTTAATGACGACAATGATGATTTCAAGTGGTTTCGTCTTTTAGTTGTCAATCCGGAATATTTAAACGCCTTCAATATTGAGCCAGTACAAGGTAGAAATTTTGAAGTTGGCAATGGATTAGACAAAAGGCAATCAGTAATAATTAACCAAAGTGCTGCCAAATATTTCGGTTTAGAAAATCCAGTTGGTGGAAAATTGCCGGGCCCTGAGTTTGGTGAACATCAAATCATTGGAGTGGTAAAAGACTTTCACTATTCCTCTCTACATACGGAAGTAGAACCATTAGTCATCGTTCAAAACATTATGCCAATTTTCGCTGGCGTTACTGATGCCGATGTAAAAGATTCGTATTCACCCAAAATTGTTTTCACCTACAGCGGACACAACCTACACGATGCAATCGAAATATTGGAAAATGAATGGGAGGTTCTGTTTCCATCTGAAGCCCCTAATTTCGAATTTATAGACGACCGTATTAGCAGGCAATACGAGAGCGAGGCTCGGCTCAACAAGTTGATTGGAGTAGCTACTCTATTATCTGTACTGATTGCCGCACTTGGTTTGTTCGGATTAATAATGATCGTGGCTAATAGCAAAATCAAAGAAATAGGTATCAGAAAAGTGATGGGAGCTTCACCTCTTTCTATATTTCGATTGCTTATCAAAGGATTTGTACTTCAGCTGCTCCTAGCTATCATATTATCGATTCCGCTTACACTCTATTTAATCAATCAATGGCTGGACAACTTTGCCTATCGAATAGAAATCAACAGCTTACCTTTTGTATTAAGTGGTCTGGCTACTCTATTTATAGCTGTAGCTGTAGTAGCCTACCATACAATTCTAGCTACAAGGGTCAACCCTATTGAATCCTTGCGAGTGGAATAG
- a CDS encoding PadR family transcriptional regulator yields the protein MKGEHLGELEELVLLTIGSLYQEAYAVAILDEIKKNTNRKMDVTAIHSVLRRLEKKGYAKSEMGGATAERGGRRKRFFVLTQVGRKVLDDTMELRVSLYNKLPKLAFAGI from the coding sequence ATGAAAGGAGAACATTTAGGTGAATTAGAAGAATTGGTCTTATTAACCATAGGCTCACTATATCAAGAAGCCTACGCCGTGGCGATTCTTGACGAGATCAAAAAGAACACCAACAGAAAGATGGACGTGACTGCCATTCACTCTGTGCTAAGAAGATTGGAAAAGAAAGGCTACGCTAAATCCGAAATGGGTGGTGCTACCGCCGAACGTGGCGGACGACGGAAGCGATTCTTTGTACTTACCCAGGTAGGTAGAAAAGTGCTTGATGATACCATGGAACTTCGAGTTTCACTCTACAATAAATTACCAAAACTCGCCTTTGCTGGTATCTAA
- a CDS encoding cysteine hydrolase family protein, with the protein MTKSALILIDIQDGLDTLDFYGGARNNPDAETNCQRILEWYRERNWPIFHVKHNSTNTDSPLHPSKPGNRIKSVVAPRQAEPVIEKCVNSAFVDTDLQDQLDKLQIKELVIVGLTTEHCVSTTARMAANLGYRVQVVSDATAAFNKVGIRGEQYDAQTIHLTTLATLKGEFAEILDTQSLLEYIRR; encoded by the coding sequence ATGACTAAGAGCGCCTTAATTCTTATTGATATTCAAGATGGACTCGATACACTTGATTTTTATGGAGGAGCGCGTAATAATCCTGACGCAGAAACCAATTGCCAGCGAATACTTGAATGGTATAGAGAGAGGAATTGGCCAATATTCCATGTCAAACACAATTCTACAAATACAGACTCACCATTACACCCTTCTAAACCAGGCAACCGCATAAAATCAGTTGTTGCTCCCAGACAAGCGGAACCTGTTATTGAGAAGTGTGTAAATAGTGCTTTCGTAGACACTGACTTGCAGGATCAACTAGATAAACTACAGATAAAAGAGTTGGTAATTGTTGGTCTTACCACAGAGCATTGTGTATCTACTACGGCTCGAATGGCCGCTAATTTGGGTTATCGGGTTCAAGTGGTTTCAGATGCAACTGCTGCTTTTAATAAGGTAGGAATCCGGGGCGAACAGTATGACGCTCAAACCATTCACTTGACTACCTTGGCTACTTTGAAAGGGGAGTTTGCCGAAATACTAGATACCCAATCTTTACTTGAATATATTAGGCGTTGA